The following are from one region of the Canis lupus baileyi chromosome 25, mCanLup2.hap1, whole genome shotgun sequence genome:
- the LOC140617518 gene encoding C-type lectin domain family 2 member F-like isoform X2, with product MLVMSSMICGGIVFLLWAMLGFPRKFKNPKIFEDNTCSEDETICPKGWNQIRNNCFFQSEYEKTWIDGQANCIAYRGSLAIFNSKNEVESLMPYLGPSSYWIGLKKLNASTPWMWANEDAFNNWFKIEGNGTCAFMFKKGISSTSCDDAIKYICSREALCL from the exons ATGCTAGTCATGTCAAGTATGATATGTGGAggcattgtttttcttctttgggcaATGTTAGGATTTCCTAGAAAAT ttaaaaatccAAAGATATTTGAAGACAATACATGCTCTGAGGATGAAACTATATGTCCAAAAGGCTGGAACCAAATCCGCAATAATTGCTTCTTTCAATCTGAATATGAAAAAACTTGGATAGATGGCCAAGCAAACTGCATAGCCTATCGTGGATCTCTGGCCATATTCAACTCCAAGAATGAAGTG GAATCTTTGATGCCTTACCTGGGACCTTCTTCATATTGGATTGGACTAAAGAAGCTAAATGCAAGCACACCCTGGATGTGGGCAAATGAAGATGCATTCAACAATTG GTTCAAAATTGAAGGAAATGGAACGTGTGCCTTCATGTTTAAGAAGGGCATAAGCAGTACCAGCTGTGATgatgcaataaaatatatatgcagcAGAGAAGCCCTTTGTCTTTAG
- the LOC140617518 gene encoding C-type lectin domain family 2 member F-like isoform X1, which produces MEGEAIENTDGVEVVEQEVKRPGIITKKMLVMSSMICGGIVFLLWAMLGFPRKFKNPKIFEDNTCSEDETICPKGWNQIRNNCFFQSEYEKTWIDGQANCIAYRGSLAIFNSKNEVESLMPYLGPSSYWIGLKKLNASTPWMWANEDAFNNWFKIEGNGTCAFMFKKGISSTSCDDAIKYICSREALCL; this is translated from the exons ATGGAAGGCGAAGCGATTGAAAATACGGATGGGGTGGAGGTTGTGGAGCAGGAGGTCAAGAGGCCAG GTATAATAACGAAGAAAATGCTAGTCATGTCAAGTATGATATGTGGAggcattgtttttcttctttgggcaATGTTAGGATTTCCTAGAAAAT ttaaaaatccAAAGATATTTGAAGACAATACATGCTCTGAGGATGAAACTATATGTCCAAAAGGCTGGAACCAAATCCGCAATAATTGCTTCTTTCAATCTGAATATGAAAAAACTTGGATAGATGGCCAAGCAAACTGCATAGCCTATCGTGGATCTCTGGCCATATTCAACTCCAAGAATGAAGTG GAATCTTTGATGCCTTACCTGGGACCTTCTTCATATTGGATTGGACTAAAGAAGCTAAATGCAAGCACACCCTGGATGTGGGCAAATGAAGATGCATTCAACAATTG GTTCAAAATTGAAGGAAATGGAACGTGTGCCTTCATGTTTAAGAAGGGCATAAGCAGTACCAGCTGTGATgatgcaataaaatatatatgcagcAGAGAAGCCCTTTGTCTTTAG
- the LOC140617518 gene encoding C-type lectin domain family 2 member F-like isoform X3, with protein sequence MEGEAIENTDGVEVVEQEVKRPVKNPKIFEDNTCSEDETICPKGWNQIRNNCFFQSEYEKTWIDGQANCIAYRGSLAIFNSKNEVESLMPYLGPSSYWIGLKKLNASTPWMWANEDAFNNWFKIEGNGTCAFMFKKGISSTSCDDAIKYICSREALCL encoded by the exons ATGGAAGGCGAAGCGATTGAAAATACGGATGGGGTGGAGGTTGTGGAGCAGGAGGTCAAGAGGCCAG ttaaaaatccAAAGATATTTGAAGACAATACATGCTCTGAGGATGAAACTATATGTCCAAAAGGCTGGAACCAAATCCGCAATAATTGCTTCTTTCAATCTGAATATGAAAAAACTTGGATAGATGGCCAAGCAAACTGCATAGCCTATCGTGGATCTCTGGCCATATTCAACTCCAAGAATGAAGTG GAATCTTTGATGCCTTACCTGGGACCTTCTTCATATTGGATTGGACTAAAGAAGCTAAATGCAAGCACACCCTGGATGTGGGCAAATGAAGATGCATTCAACAATTG GTTCAAAATTGAAGGAAATGGAACGTGTGCCTTCATGTTTAAGAAGGGCATAAGCAGTACCAGCTGTGATgatgcaataaaatatatatgcagcAGAGAAGCCCTTTGTCTTTAG